The Streptomyces seoulensis genome contains a region encoding:
- a CDS encoding response regulator — MIRVLLVDDDPLVRSGLRLMLGGAPDVRVVAEAKDGAEVAALVAEHSPDIVLMDIRMPGMDGLAATEALRARPSQGTPGSSAEERPPEVLVLTTFNSDEHVLRALRAGAAGFVLKDTPPREIVAAVRKVVAGEPVLSPAVTQQLIAQVSEGRGGREIRAERARTQLALLGDREREVAVAVGQGKTNAEIAAELYLSVPTVKTHVSRILAKLDLNNRVQIALVVYDAGGAL; from the coding sequence ATGATCCGAGTACTCCTGGTCGACGATGACCCGCTGGTGCGCTCCGGGTTGCGGCTGATGCTCGGGGGCGCGCCGGATGTGCGGGTGGTCGCCGAAGCCAAGGACGGGGCTGAAGTGGCGGCGCTGGTGGCCGAGCACTCCCCCGACATCGTGCTCATGGACATCCGGATGCCTGGCATGGACGGCCTCGCCGCTACCGAGGCGTTGCGCGCACGCCCGTCCCAAGGCACTCCGGGAAGCTCTGCGGAGGAGCGGCCCCCCGAAGTGCTCGTGCTGACCACGTTCAACTCCGACGAGCACGTGCTGCGCGCCTTGCGCGCGGGCGCCGCCGGCTTCGTGTTGAAGGACACCCCGCCTCGGGAGATCGTGGCGGCGGTGCGGAAGGTGGTGGCGGGCGAGCCGGTGCTCTCGCCCGCAGTCACACAGCAGCTCATCGCGCAGGTGTCGGAGGGAAGGGGCGGGCGCGAGATCCGGGCGGAGCGGGCTCGGACGCAACTGGCGCTGCTCGGCGACCGTGAGCGGGAAGTGGCGGTCGCGGTGGGGCAGGGCAAGACCAACGCGGAGATCGCGGCAGAGCTCTACCTGTCCGTACCGACCGTCAAGACGCATGTCTCGCGCATCCTGGCCAAGCTGGACCTCAACAACCGCGTGCAGATCGCCCTGGTGGTGTACGACGCAGGCGGGGCGCTCTGA
- a CDS encoding sensor histidine kinase gives MRNRRDWFVDIAFFLFAVVFSVVTADSVHPDENMSGGEQIADQVAGGLACASVFLRRRWPVQLAVALMLAGTYFHHLTGATLVALFTVAVHRRRRVTAWLAAVTLVQFVVFLARRPDTGSQAASSALTYFALVAGAIGWGLYVRSRRALVASLEERAARAADEARRQAREEIAREMHDILAHRLSLLSVHAGALEFNPGAPAADIQHAAEVIRDSAHQALQDLREVIGVLRAPTAGPDGAEGWPQPTLADVGRLVAESREAGMNVTYRQEAKDAATVPAVTGRTAYRVVQEGLTNARKHAPDTEITVTVSGRPGEGLTVTVMNPLPDSRGTVIPGAGQGLIGLGERAELAGGRLEHGPRDGSFVLRTRLPWGCAEAVGR, from the coding sequence ATGCGCAACCGCCGCGACTGGTTCGTCGACATCGCCTTCTTCCTCTTCGCCGTTGTCTTCTCCGTGGTCACGGCAGACTCGGTGCACCCGGACGAGAACATGTCCGGCGGCGAGCAGATCGCCGACCAGGTGGCCGGAGGACTGGCCTGCGCATCGGTGTTCCTGCGGCGGCGGTGGCCGGTGCAACTGGCCGTGGCGCTCATGCTTGCCGGGACGTATTTCCACCATCTGACCGGGGCCACGCTGGTGGCCCTGTTCACGGTTGCGGTGCATCGGCGACGGCGGGTCACCGCCTGGCTGGCGGCGGTCACACTGGTGCAGTTCGTCGTGTTCCTGGCGCGGAGGCCGGACACGGGTTCCCAGGCGGCCAGTTCGGCCCTCACGTACTTCGCGCTCGTGGCAGGTGCCATCGGCTGGGGGCTGTACGTACGCTCCCGGCGGGCGCTGGTCGCGTCGCTGGAGGAACGCGCGGCCCGGGCCGCCGACGAGGCCCGACGACAAGCACGGGAGGAGATCGCCCGGGAGATGCACGACATCCTCGCCCACCGGCTGTCGCTGCTGAGCGTGCATGCGGGGGCGCTGGAGTTCAACCCGGGCGCCCCCGCTGCGGATATCCAGCACGCGGCCGAGGTGATCCGCGACAGCGCGCACCAGGCGCTGCAGGACCTGCGCGAGGTGATCGGTGTCCTGCGGGCGCCGACGGCGGGCCCGGACGGGGCCGAAGGGTGGCCGCAGCCGACGCTCGCGGACGTGGGGCGGCTGGTGGCGGAGTCGCGCGAGGCCGGGATGAACGTCACCTACCGACAAGAGGCCAAGGATGCGGCCACCGTCCCTGCCGTCACCGGCCGAACCGCGTACCGCGTCGTGCAGGAGGGTCTGACGAACGCCCGCAAGCACGCGCCCGACACCGAGATCACGGTCACCGTGTCGGGCCGGCCCGGCGAAGGACTGACGGTGACCGTGATGAACCCGCTCCCGGACAGCCGGGGAACGGTGATCCCGGGTGCCGGGCAGGGCCTGATCGGGCTCGGCGAACGCGCCGAGCTGGCCGGTGGGCGGCTGGAGCACGGCCCTCGGGACGGCTCGTTCGTGCTGCGTACCCGGCTGCCCTGGGGCTGCGCCGAGGCGGTGGGCCGCTAA